Part of the Pseudomonas sp. M30-35 genome is shown below.
GCTGTTGAGTCGCCATCATCCGGATAAACTGCAAGGCAGTGGCGCCAGCGTAGACCAGGTGCGAGCGGCTACAGACAAAACCCGCGAGCTGCATCAGGCTTACGAGGTTGTACGCAAGCGTCATGGGTTTTAAGTCGTCCCAGCTGCTACGGGTGCGCCTACTGCGCCGCTGGGCCGGTATTGCTTTGCAAGTGCAAGCTAAGCCAGCCTTTGATGCGCCGAAATAGTTGCTCCTGCTCAACATCTCGATTGCCGGGTAGTGAAGTCATTGCCACTTGCAGGTAGGCCGTGCGTTTCTGCCTCTTCGCCGCATTCAGGCGTTGTTTGGCTGCGTCGCGTTCTACGGCTTGATCCTTGTAGTAAAAATCCCCGGTTGCAAGTTCAAGCTGGCTGATCAGTGTCTCCAGTTCGGGTTCAAAACCGGCAGGTGTCTGTGCGGCAACCAACAACAGATTGTTCACCGGCTGCGGTTGTTGTTGTTGTTGTTGTTGTTGTTGTTGTTGTTGTTCGGCGATATAGCGCGCCGCCCAGTAGGCGCCAGTTCCCTGGCCGGTCAATACAACTGTCGTGGCGCCTTTTTGCTGTGCGAAGGTAATACCTGCTGCGATGCGTGCAAATATGCGATCAACATAAGCCTGCTGTTTTTCTACGAGGTCACTGTCGCTAGGTTCAGGCATTGCAGTTGTATCCTGGCTTTGTTCAGCGGGGTCAGACGTTGCTTCCGCCGGTGTCGCAGGTATTTCTGGCTGCTCTGCGGGTACTTCGGCAGTTTCAGTGTTTGTATCTGGTGTTTCGTCTGGCGCAGGCTCATTGCCGTTCTCAGGCGATGGCGCTGCCTCGGCGTCTGGCAGTGTCAGGCTCAGGCTGCTCCAGCCAGCGTCCGGAAGTTTGCGCCGCAGTGGGCCAATGCCGATCGGCCAGTCTGCGCTCTCATCTTTGCCCGGAACTAAGATCACCGCCCCCATTGGTGTGGCGCTATTGGCAGGGCGCCATAAGGCTAGAAATGTTTCGTTTGCCTGGGTTTTCAGTTGCTGCTGTTCGTGAGCGGCTAATTGTCTTTCAAGGGCGGCTGTTTCGGCTTGGCTACGTTCGCC
Proteins encoded:
- a CDS encoding alpha/beta hydrolase family protein, with product MLLRARSIVLSLLIIGPLVHAETAPESAETPAKADEKSTVRPALGERSQAETAALERQLAAHEQQQLKTQANETFLALWRPANSATPMGAVILVPGKDESADWPIGIGPLRRKLPDAGWSSLSLTLPDAEAAPSPENGNEPAPDETPDTNTETAEVPAEQPEIPATPAEATSDPAEQSQDTTAMPEPSDSDLVEKQQAYVDRIFARIAAGITFAQQKGATTVVLTGQGTGAYWAARYIAEQQQQQQQQQQQQPQPVNNLLLVAAQTPAGFEPELETLISQLELATGDFYYKDQAVERDAAKQRLNAAKRQKRTAYLQVAMTSLPGNRDVEQEQLFRRIKGWLSLHLQSNTGPAAQ